The sequence below is a genomic window from Streptosporangium lutulentum.
AGCGTCGAGCGCGGCGCGCAGGCGTCCTTCGAGGTCGTTCACGCGTCCTCCTTCAGGGCGCGGCCGAGAGCGGCCAGGCCCCGGCTCGTGTGGGTCTTGACGGAGCCGGGGGAGACTCCCATCGCGTCGGCGATCTCCAGCCCGGACAGGTCGAGCCAGTAGCGCAGGACCAGGGCCTCGCGCTGGCGGCGGGGGAGACGGTCGACGGCGGCCAGGAGCTCCTGGTGTTTCTCGGCGACGATGACCGCGTGCTCGCTGCTGGGGGCGGCCGGTGGAGGTTCGAGAGGGCGCAGCCGTACCAGCCGGAGATGGCGCAGCCGGTTGCGGGTCAGGTTGCACACGATGGACCGGACGTAGGCGACGGCCGCGCCGTCGTCACGCAGGCGGGATCTTCGGGCGTGGAGGCGGGCGAACGCCTCCTGGGCTATGTCCTCCGGGTCGTCCGCGCCGAGCAGCCCGGCCAGGCGCACCATCGAGGGGTAGTGCGCGCCGAACAGCTCGGCGAACGAGGGGGGGTCGCCAACGGAACGTCAATCACACTGTGGAGACACCCGGACGGGCCACCGGTTGACAGGCCCCGCCCTCCGACCGAGGCCGGTCCCGGTGGCCTCGGGTTTCGCCGCCCGGTGGTACTACGACTCGGGCGCGGGCGGGTCGAGCGGGACGGGAAGCCGTTCGATCCGGATGGAGAAGACCTCGTCGCGGGGGACGACGACCTCGTAGGCGCCGTGGTCGACCATCCAGTAGCCCAGGGCCTCGGCCTTCAGCCCGCTGTGCCCGGTGTAGGCGATGTGCAGGCTCTCCTCGCCGTTCTCCTCCGAGACGTCGAGGATCAGGCACGGCTCGCCGCCGAACGCGCCGACCGTACGGACCAGCACGATCCAGTCGAGGTCTTCGCGGGCCACCGTCGCCCGCCAGTAGCCGGAGGCCGCCTCGAAGCCCTTCTGGGCCTCCTCGTTGAACAGCACGACCTCGGTGGCGCCGGGTCCGAGGGCCGCGGCGTAGGTCTGGCCCTCGTAGTGGGCGGCGAAACCCGAGGCCACCGGCTCGATCTCGGTGCTCATGCGGCCGGCCTCCAGCTCAGTCCGTCGTAGAGGCCGAAGAGACGCTCCTCGTCGGAGGTCACGTGGATGATCTCCGCCCCCGCGGGGATCGGCATAGGCGTGGTGTGGAACTGCGGTATGACGTGCTCACGCGAGGTGGTGAAGCCGTTCCCGGCGAACGGTGGTGAATCGTTCCAGTCGCCGCCCATGTGCGGGCCGTACGGCACGACATAGGCGTCCATGTCACGGGCGAACCAGCGCATGAGATAGATCTCCGGGACCGTCACGGTCAGCTCGGAGCCCTCGAAGGCCAGGTCGAGACCCGTGAAAAGCTGCGCGGGGGTGGTCAGACGGGCGCAGTCTTGAACGCGGTAGACGTATCCCGAGATCACCGTCCTCCTGCCGGCCAGATAGGGCACGAGCAACCGAGGGGGGATGACCTTCTGCATCTGCGTTCTACGCCCAGGTGGCTCACTCACGATCGCATTTTACGATCTGCCGACGTGGAGGCGCCGGTGTTCCAGGCACGGTAGGGCATTCCGGGTGACAATCGTGATCTGAGAGTCGAGTGAGCAGGTCTGGACGGAGGGTGCCGGACCGAGGTCGGCGCGGACCACGCCCATCGGGTCGACCAGCATGCTCCGGCCGATCCCGAAGCCGTCGCGAGACTCCGGATTCGGCGCCTGGCCCACGGCCGCCACCCAGGTGGTGTTCTCGATCGCGCGGGCCCTGACCAGGGTCGTCCAGTGCTCCTCCTTCATCGGCCCCGACCCCCACGC
It includes:
- a CDS encoding SigE family RNA polymerase sigma factor is translated as MFGAHYPSMVRLAGLLGADDPEDIAQEAFARLHARRSRLRDDGAAVAYVRSIVCNLTRNRLRHLRLVRLRPLEPPPAAPSSEHAVIVAEKHQELLAAVDRLPRRQREALVLRYWLDLSGLEIADAMGVSPGSVKTHTSRGLAALGRALKEDA